In Eschrichtius robustus isolate mEscRob2 chromosome 11, mEscRob2.pri, whole genome shotgun sequence, the following proteins share a genomic window:
- the CATSPER1 gene encoding cation channel sperm-associated protein 1, whose product MDQPSMAEKAQSEADTDDSAMVESTAITKGCPNPMVSPTIMAYPLIVVDLKTSMTMPSPTIPTTPTTPPTTVRPTIMVEPTTPHPSSRILPVALSSPTIPMVRTTLMMSTTTVAGDIMGGPTNTGSPTTMGDSSHTGSPTTMGGPTNIESPTTMGGPTNIGGPTTMVGFTTTVRFPTIVGFITKHEAHHHRRPASTGSYRHDGHLHGHRAEHHHGEHQHGAQPRDYLLRDHRYGEHRRGSSQLFGPYASHSMASASLAPAYSHQVAPQPSKPDRQSSAFSLARSLNTVHSHPAQTSSKVHPQGSSSKTSESWPKEDEQIQKRKTGRAPRTHKKLHTVDLFYSLWEKLSHLIWGLSRMLRKLTDSLAFEGFIVFIVCLNTIMLVAQTFAEVEVRGEWYFMALDSIFLCIYVVEAVLKIIALGLKYFLDPWNNLDFFIMVMAVLDFMLMQFNSSSMRVVYNQSIFRIFKVFKSLRALRAIRVLRRLSFLTSLQEVTGTLARSLPSITAILILMFTCLFLFSVVLRALFRYSDPKRFQNIFTTIFTLFTLLTLDDWSLIYLDSRAQGAWYIIPILMIYIIIQYFIFLNLVIAVLVDNFQVALLKGLEKVKQEKASQIHEKLLDDSLTELIEAEPKEVISGHTIQKQLIEKKFGAMTEKQRELLFHFLQLVSGVEHFQQKFRSQAAVIDEIVDTAFEAGEEDFRK is encoded by the exons ATGGATCAACCCTCGATGGCTGAAAAGGCTCAAAGTGAGGCAGACACTGATGACTCG GCCATGGTGGAGTCCACCGCCATCACCAAAGGGTGTCCCAACCCCATGGTGAGTCCCACCATCATGGCATATCCCCTCATCGTGGTGGATCTCAAGACTTCCATGACAATGCCTTCTCCCACCATTCCCACCACTCCCACCACTCCCCCGACCACGGTGAGGCCCACCATCATGGTGGAGCCCACCACTCCTCATCCCTCTTCCCGGATACTTCCCGTGGCACTTTCATCTCCCACCATTCCTATGGTGAGGACCACTTTGATGATGAGCACCACCACGGTAGCAGGAGACATCATGGGGGGCCCCACCAACACAGGGAGTCCTACCACCATGGGGGACTCCAGCCACACAGGGAGTCCTACCACCATGGGGGGCCCCACCAACATAGAGAGTCCTACCACCATGGGGGGCCCCACCAACATAGGGGGTCCCACCACCATGGTGGGTTTCACCACCACAGTGAGGTTTCCCACCATAGTGGGCTTTATCACCAAG CATGAAGCCCATCACCACAGAAGGCCTGCCTCCACGGGGTCCTACCGCCATGACGGGCACCTGCACGGCCACCGTGCCGAGCACCACCACGGAGAGCACCAGCACGGCGCACAACCTCGTGATTACCTCCTCCGAGATCACCGCTATGGGGAGCACCGTCGTGGTAGCTCCCAACTCTTTGGCCCATACGCGTCCCACAGCATGGCCTCAGCCTCCCTCGCCCCTGCCTATTCTCATCAAGTAGCCCCACAACCTAGCAAGCCAGACAGACAGAGCTCAGCCTTCAGCTTGGCTCGTTCCCTGAACACAGTGCACTCACACCCTGCCCAGACCTCCAGCAAAGTCCACCCTCAGGGCTCCTCCTCTAAAACCTCGGAAAGCTGGCCCAAAGAAGACGAGCAGATTCAGAAGCGCAAAA CTGGCCGAGCCCCACGAACCCACAAGAAGCTGCACACTGTGGACCTCTTCTATTCGTTGTGGGAAAAATTAAGCCACCTCATTTGGGGCCTTTCGAGAATGCTCAGGAAACTGACTGACTCCCTGGCCTTTGAAGGCTTCATCGTCTTCATCGTCTGCCTCAACACCATCATGCTCGTGGCCCAGACCTTCGCTGAAGTCGAGGTCCGAGGTG AGTGGTACTTCATGGCCTTGGACTCCATCTTCCTCTGCATCTACGTGGTGGAAGCTGTGCTCAAAATCATTGCTCTGGGCCTCAAGTATTTTTTGGACCCCTGGAACAACCTGG ATTTCTTCATCATGGTCATGGCTGTGCTGGACTTCATGCTCATGCAGTTCAACTCTTCCTCCATGCGCGTGGTCTACAACCAAAGCATCTTCCGCATCTTCAAGGTCTTCAAGAGCCTGCGAGCCTTGCGAGCTATCCGGGTCCTGCGGAGGCTCAG CTTCCTGACCAGCCTCCAGGAAGTGACCGGGACCCTGGCCCGGTCCTTGCCGTCCATCACCGCCATCCTCATCCTCATGTTCACCTGTCTCT TCCTGTTCTCTGTGGTGCTCCGGGCACTGTTCCGCTACTCTGACCCCAAGCGCTTCCAGAACATCTTCACCACCATCTTCACCCTCTTCACCTTGCTCACCCTGGACGACTGGTCCCTCATCTACCTGGACAGCCGAGCCCAGG GTGCCTGGTACATCATCCCCATTCTCATGATATATATCATCATCCAGTACTTCATCTTCCTCAA CCTGGTGATTGCCGTCCTGGTGGATAACTTCCAGGTGGCCCTGCTCAAAGGCCTGGAGAAAGTGAAGCAGGAG AAGGCCTCCCAGATCCATGAGAAGCTACTGGATGACTCGCTGACAGAACTCATCGAAGCAG AGCCTAAAGAGGTGATAAGTGGACACACCATACAGAAGCAGCTCATTGAGAAAAAATTCGGAGCCATGACTGAGAA GCAGCGGGAGCTCCTGTTCCACTTCCTGCAGTTGGTGTCCGGGGTGGAgcattttcagcagaaattccgCTCCCAGGCAGCTGTCATAGATGAGATTGTGGACACCGCATTTGAG GCTGGAGAAGAGGACTTCAGGAAGTGA
- the GAL3ST3 gene encoding galactose-3-O-sulfotransferase 3, with the protein MPPILQRLQQATKMSRRKILLLVLGCSTLSLLIHQGAQLSWYPKLFPLSCPPLQDSPPRPKHMTVAFLKTHKTAGTTVQNILFRFAERHNLTVALPHPSCEHQFCYPRNFSAHFVHPATRPPHVLASHLRFDRAELQRLMPLGTVYVTILREPAAMFESLFSYYNQYCPAFRRVPNASLEAFLSAPEAYYRVGEHFAMFAHNTLAYDLGGDNERSPRDDAAYLAGLIRQVEEVFSLVMIAEYFDESLVLLRRLLAWDLDDVLYARLNARAASSRLAAIPAALARAARAWNALDAGLYDHFNATFWRRVALAGRACVEREARELREARERLLRRCFGDEPVLRPAAQIRTKQLQPWQPSRKVDIMGYDLPSGRAGPATEACLKLAMPEVQYSSYLLRKQKRRGGVRPRPEPVLDNPPPRPIRALPRGH; encoded by the exons ATGCCACCCATCCTCCAGCGCCTGCAGCAGGCCACCAAGATGAGCCGCAGGAAAATCCTGCTGCTGGTGCTAGGATGCAGCACCTTAAGCctcctcatccaccagggggcgcAGCTCAGCTG GTACCCCAAGCTGTTCCCTCTGAGCTGCCCGCCTCTGCAGGACTCTCCGCCGCGCCCCAAGCACATGACCGTAGCCTTTCTGAAGACGCACAAGACTGCGGGCACGACAGTGCAGAACATCCTGTTCCGCTTCGCCGAGCGCCACAACCTGACCGTGGCCCTGCCGCACCCGAGCTGCGAGCACCAGTTCTGCTACCCGCGCAACTTCTCGGCGCACTTCGTGCACCCGGCTACGCGGCCGCCGCACGTGCTGGCCAGCCACCTGCGCTTCGACCGCGCGGAGCTGCAGCGCCTCATGCCCCTGGGCACCGTCTACGTCACCATCCTGCGCGAGCCGGCCGCCATGTTCGAGTCGCTCTTCAGCTACTACAACCAGTACTGCCCCGCCTTCCGGCGCGTGCCCAACGCGTCGCTCGAGGCCTTCCTGAGCGCGCCCGAGGCCTACTACCGCGTGGGCGAGCACTTCGCCATGTTCGCGCACAACACGCTGGCCTACGACCTGGGCGGCGACAACGAGCGCAGCCCGCGCGACGACGCCGCCTACCTGGCGGGCCTCATCCGCCAGGTGGAGGAGGTCTTCTCGCTCGTCATGATCGCCGAGTACTTCGACGAGTCGCTCGTGCTGCTGCGGCGCCTGCTGGCCTGGGACCTGGACGACGTGCTCTACGCCAGGCTCAACGCGCGCGCCGCCAGCTCGCGCCTCGCCGCCATCCCCGCGGCTCTCGCGCGGGCCGCGCGCGCCTGGAACGCGCTCGACGCCGGCCTCTACGACCACTTCAACGCCACCTTCTGGCGCCGCGTGGCGCTCGCCGGCCGCGCCTGCGTGGAGCGCGAGGCGCGCGAGTTGCGCGAGGCCCGAGAGCGCCTGCTGCGGCGCTGCTTTGGTGACGAACCTGTGCTGCGGCCTGCGGCGCAGATCCGCACCAAGCAGCTGCAGCCCTGGCAGCCCAGCCGCAAGGTGGACATCATGGGCTACGACCTGCCCAGCGGCCGCGCAGGCCCAGCCACCGAGGCCTGCCTCAAGCTGGCCATGCCCGAGGTGCAGTACTCGAGCTACCTGCTGCGCAAGCAGAAGCGCCGAGGTGGCGTGCGTCCCCGGCCCGAACCGGTCCTGGACAATCCCCCTCCTCGGCCCATCCGGGCGCTGCCCCGGGGCCACTGA